One Chryseobacterium sp. StRB126 genomic region harbors:
- a CDS encoding helix-turn-helix domain-containing protein, with product MSALEKFGVEIFTQKNIFERIAVDKPFRPDNPAFIFIKSGTIKLRQHFSDLEVSANMFMVTDPQTIYEVVSVSDDFQSRMVSYKREFISALSLKFNRLITYRYFRQQMNRGVPFPESEMEVVWKSVNFLKYILDSETDMLYKKEMVEHLFSVFCYQMAGIISKEDNNSMNQMSRQEEIVFVFLTDLSEYHLTERTVEFYAERQSITTRHLSSVVKEVTGKTASHIIALIVINEAKVLLNSSNKPVSEVSSILGFSDQYAFSHFFKKHMEVSPRQYRHQFEN from the coding sequence ATGTCTGCCTTAGAAAAGTTCGGAGTTGAAATTTTTACGCAAAAAAATATTTTCGAGAGAATCGCTGTTGATAAGCCTTTTCGTCCCGATAATCCGGCTTTTATTTTCATTAAATCAGGAACCATAAAACTTCGCCAGCACTTCAGTGATCTTGAGGTTTCTGCCAATATGTTTATGGTGACCGATCCACAAACGATTTATGAAGTGGTGTCTGTGAGCGATGATTTTCAATCCAGAATGGTTTCTTATAAAAGAGAATTTATTTCCGCCCTTTCTTTGAAGTTCAACAGATTGATTACCTATCGATATTTCAGGCAGCAGATGAATAGAGGGGTTCCTTTTCCGGAAAGTGAAATGGAAGTAGTCTGGAAAAGTGTCAATTTTCTGAAATACATTTTGGATTCAGAAACCGATATGCTCTACAAAAAAGAGATGGTGGAACACCTTTTTTCCGTTTTCTGTTATCAAATGGCTGGAATTATTTCGAAAGAAGACAATAATTCTATGAATCAGATGTCCAGACAGGAAGAAATTGTGTTCGTTTTTCTTACCGACCTTTCCGAATATCATCTTACTGAAAGAACCGTTGAGTTTTATGCCGAGAGACAATCCATTACAACCAGACATCTTTCATCAGTGGTCAAAGAAGTCACGGGAAAAACAGCAAGCCATATCATTGCTTTAATTGTCATAAATGAAGCCAAAGTACTCCTGAACTCTTCCAATAAACCTGTTTCAGAGGTGTCTTCCATCCTCGGTTTCAGTGATCAGTACGCGTTTTCGCACTTTTTTAAAAAACATATGGAAGTGAGCCCTAGGCAGTACAGACATCAGTTTGAAAACTAA